From one Magnolia sinica isolate HGM2019 chromosome 18, MsV1, whole genome shotgun sequence genomic stretch:
- the LOC131232257 gene encoding translocase of chloroplast 34, chloroplastic-like: MAAQLNREWTGIQQFPPATQTKLLELLGKLLQENVNALTILVMGKGGVGKSSTVNSILGERAAAVSAFQSEVLRPMIYSRTRSGFTLNIIDTPGLVEGGYVNEHALEIIKRFLLNRTIDVLLFVDRLDAYRVDNLDRQVIKAITDSFGKGIWQRGVVVLTHAQLSPPDGLNYDDFFTKRTEALLKVVRLGARIKKQEFQDSAIPVVLVENSGRCKTNDSGEKILPDGTAWIPSLLKTITGVVSNGSKAILVDMKLIEGPNPNERGKFLIPFILAFQYFFIVKRIQGAIKDDITKEGKPLWELRDMGLAKRKF; this comes from the exons ATGGCAGCTCAGCTAAACCGTGAATGGACTGGAATTCAGCAGTTCCCTCCTGCCACTCAGACAAAATTGCTTGAGCTGTTGGGTAAATTATTGCAAGAG AATGTAAACGCATTGACGATTCTTGTAATGGGAAAAGGCGGTGTTGGGAAATCTTCAACTGTAAATTCCATCTTAGGGGAACGGGCGGCTGCTGTCAGTGCTTTCCAG TCAGAAGTGCTGAGACCCATGATTTATTCCCGCACGCGGTCAGGGTTTACACTAAACATCATCGATACTCCTGGGCTTGTGGAAGGAGGATATGTCAATGAACACGCTCTTGAGATCATAAAGCG GTTCCTTTTGAATAGGACTATTGATGTTCTACTATTCGTGGATCGGTTAGATGCATATAGGGTGGATAATTTGGATAGGCAGGTCATTAAAGCTATCACAGACAGTTTTGGCAAAGGAATATGGCAGAGAGGTGTCGTTGTCCTCACTCATGCTCAACTTTCACCACCGGATGGATTAAATTATGATGACTTCTTCACCAAAAGGACAGAAGCACTTCTTAAAGTTGTTCGTTTGGGAGCACGGATTAAAAAGCAAGAATTCCAG GATTCTGCAATTCCAGTCGTTTTGGTTGAGAACAGTGGAAGATGCAAGACAAATGACAGTGGCGaaaag ATTCTTCCAGACGGCACTGCATGGATTCCAAGCCTTTTGAAAACGATCACAGGCGTTGTGTCCAATGGCAGCAAAGCAATCCTTGTTGATATGAAGTTAATTGAAGGGCCCAATCCAAATGAGAGGGGAAAGTTCCTCATACCTTTTATTCTCGCCTTTCAG TATTTCTTTATCGTCAAAAGGATTCAAGGGGCGATAAAGGATGACATCACCAAGGAAGGTAAACCTCTTTGGGAGCTTCGTGACATGGGGTTGGCCAAGCGCAAGTTCTGA